From a single Impatiens glandulifera unplaced genomic scaffold, dImpGla2.1, whole genome shotgun sequence genomic region:
- the LOC124918086 gene encoding uncharacterized protein LOC124918086: protein MYLHLITIDDEMVAILSEGPIMIEKEKGEWTAEDRRRNNLDNHCRRYIFKSLDINTFRKVIDCAIAKEACETVIRLHEGNERTKENKILVTTQKVENIKMKPGETMKEFSDRFTNVVNEFSTLGKKYDNK, encoded by the coding sequence atgtatttacatctgattaCCATAGATGATGAAATGGTGGCCATTCTTAGCGAAGGTCCGATAATGATTGAGAAGGAGAAAGGTGAATGGACAGCCGAGGATAGGCGAAGGAacaacctagacaaccattgcaGGAGATATATCTTTAAATCTCTAGACATAAATACGTTCAGAAAAGTCATAGATTGTGCTATTGCAAAGGAAGCTTGTGAAACGGTGATTCggcttcatgagggaaatgaaagaacaaaagaaaacaagatactAGTAACAACTCAGAAGGTTGAGAACATTAAGATGAAACCGGGTGAAACCATGAAAGAGTTTAGTGATCGGTTCACAAATGTGGTGAATGAGTTCTCAACCCTTGggaagaagtatgacaacaaataG